A window of Candidatus Saccharibacteria bacterium contains these coding sequences:
- a CDS encoding GtrA family protein, whose translation MTKPLTKKPFFRYSVVGTASSVLDYVVLVALFHGLHAPLPVAATAGYIAGLLFNFVVNKKWAFKAKGGAKHTGKQALKYAVLLAVNLLVLNLALQWLDDYGIGPEYGKIIVTLGITVWNYFFYRRVIFKPKHPRRHQDGSDRSSAASAAGPEAGERAAGRHSD comes from the coding sequence ATGACAAAACCACTGACCAAGAAACCCTTTTTCCGGTACTCGGTGGTGGGAACGGCTTCGTCAGTACTTGACTACGTGGTATTGGTTGCCTTGTTCCATGGCCTGCACGCTCCCCTCCCCGTGGCGGCGACCGCCGGATATATCGCCGGTCTGCTTTTTAACTTCGTCGTCAACAAGAAATGGGCTTTCAAGGCCAAGGGCGGTGCCAAGCACACCGGCAAGCAGGCACTGAAGTATGCCGTGCTCCTGGCGGTGAACCTGCTGGTGCTCAACCTGGCGCTGCAGTGGCTTGATGACTATGGTATCGGGCCGGAATACGGCAAGATTATCGTCACCCTGGGCATTACGGTCTGGAATTACTTCTTCTACCGCCGGGTCATCTTCAAACCAAAACATCCCCGTCGTCATCAGGACGGATCGGACCGATCTTCGGCGGCGTCGGCGGCAGGGCCGGAGGCTGGGGAGCGGGCGGCGGGCCGGCATTCGGATTAG
- a CDS encoding glycosyltransferase produces the protein MSETEETSSPEIAIVCDWLTNMGGAERVVLAMHEAFPDAPIFTSVFNPEGCPAFLGLDVRTTWLQKLPKSLRYKHQLWPVLRPAAFKKLDLKEYDIILSSASAEAKAVVTRKQMAMHICYCHSPIRYYWSHYEEYMQNPGFGMLNPLVRLVMPAFVRWMRKRDLESTHGVNRFIANSHEVQRRIKEYYNRDSEVIFPPVDTNRLRPQAPVQKQDYYLVVGRQIPYKRLDLAVVACSQLNKRLVVIGKGSEHEELKRRGGANVLFLENIEDADITAYFQQAKALIFPGREDFGITPVEALSAGTPVIAYKNGGALDYIQDGINGVFFESQTVDSLMAAIGRFEMINFDPRTVSDSAERFSTARFINELRESVLNHTNPNAGPPPAPQPPALPPTPPKIGPIRPDDDGDVLV, from the coding sequence ATGAGCGAGACAGAAGAGACCAGCAGCCCTGAGATTGCGATTGTCTGCGACTGGCTCACCAATATGGGCGGCGCCGAGCGCGTCGTCTTGGCGATGCACGAGGCGTTTCCGGATGCGCCAATCTTTACCTCGGTGTTCAACCCGGAGGGCTGCCCGGCCTTCTTAGGCCTGGATGTGCGCACCACCTGGCTGCAGAAATTGCCAAAATCCCTGCGCTATAAGCACCAGCTCTGGCCGGTGCTGCGGCCTGCCGCCTTTAAGAAGTTAGATCTTAAGGAATACGACATCATCCTGTCCAGCGCCAGCGCCGAAGCCAAGGCAGTCGTCACCCGAAAACAGATGGCCATGCACATCTGCTATTGCCACAGCCCCATCCGCTATTACTGGAGCCACTACGAGGAATACATGCAGAATCCGGGCTTTGGCATGCTCAATCCCCTCGTCCGGCTGGTCATGCCGGCTTTTGTGCGCTGGATGCGGAAGCGCGACCTGGAGAGTACTCACGGCGTCAACCGCTTCATTGCCAACTCCCATGAGGTACAACGCCGCATCAAAGAGTACTATAACCGCGATTCCGAAGTCATCTTCCCGCCGGTCGACACCAACCGCCTGCGCCCGCAGGCACCGGTGCAGAAGCAGGATTACTACCTGGTGGTCGGCCGCCAGATTCCCTACAAGCGGCTCGACCTGGCCGTCGTGGCCTGCTCGCAGCTGAACAAGCGGCTGGTCGTGATCGGCAAGGGAAGTGAACACGAGGAGCTGAAGCGGCGGGGCGGCGCCAACGTGCTCTTTTTGGAGAACATTGAGGACGCTGACATCACTGCTTATTTCCAGCAGGCCAAGGCGCTCATCTTCCCTGGCCGCGAAGATTTTGGCATCACACCGGTAGAGGCGCTTTCCGCCGGCACGCCCGTCATCGCCTACAAGAACGGCGGCGCGCTCGATTATATCCAGGATGGCATCAACGGCGTCTTCTTTGAATCACAGACGGTCGACTCACTGATGGCAGCCATCGGACGTTTTGAAATGATCAACTTTGACCCCCGCACCGTCAGCGACTCCGCCGAGCGTTTCAGCACTGCCCGTTTCATCAACGAGCTGCGCGAGTCAGTCCTGAACCACACTAATCCGAATGCCGGCCCGCCGCCCGCTCCCCAGCCTCCGGCCCTGCCGCCGACGCCGCCGAAGATCGGTCCGATCCGTCCTGATGACGACGGGGATGTTTTGGTTTGA
- a CDS encoding sugar transferase has product MPTKSARSYSLSLIIADFIILVAAFSVAYFIRTQIDTRPLLVPVYAYDFFVTALIIAPLWQIIFGFLGLYSSSVYSKRLTEVGRLFIGSFIGILLMLGFSYAINRPIFPARLVAIYSFGGAFILLVLGREIMRQLRTYLFRIGVGINKIMIIGESDATRDIVGSLSDTRRSGYRVVALVCPKHLVPHGFRGEHFTSVDKALAALESMGVTGIIQTNLYESATHNQNILSVAQERHIQYSFIPGEAEFYSGKNTIDIFLGYPIINVHQTPLIGWGELVKRWFDVLATSLALIVLSPLFLLLILLQLILNPGPVFYLSKRLTRYSEPFRLIKFRSMSSKYGKKDAAEEFREMGREDLAREYEINRKVVNDPRITMFGRFIRATSLDELPQLFNVLKGDLSLVGPRPILPQELPLYRGRGALLHSVKSGITGLWQVSGRNQLRFEQRVELELYYAQNWSFWLDMKILLKTLPVVIFKRGAR; this is encoded by the coding sequence ATGCCTACTAAATCCGCCCGGTCGTACAGCTTATCGCTGATTATCGCCGATTTCATCATCCTGGTTGCCGCCTTCAGCGTGGCCTATTTTATACGTACCCAAATAGACACCCGGCCGCTGCTGGTGCCGGTCTATGCCTATGATTTCTTTGTGACCGCACTGATCATCGCGCCGCTCTGGCAGATCATCTTCGGATTCCTGGGACTCTATAGTTCGTCGGTCTATTCCAAGCGGCTGACCGAAGTTGGCCGGTTGTTCATCGGCAGCTTCATCGGCATCCTGTTGATGCTTGGTTTTTCGTACGCCATCAACCGGCCGATCTTCCCGGCCCGCCTGGTGGCCATTTATAGCTTTGGCGGCGCCTTCATCCTGCTGGTCCTGGGCCGCGAAATCATGCGCCAGTTACGTACTTATCTCTTCCGCATCGGTGTCGGCATCAATAAGATAATGATCATCGGCGAGAGTGACGCCACGCGTGACATCGTGGGCAGCCTCAGCGATACCCGCCGCTCCGGCTACCGCGTCGTGGCCCTGGTCTGTCCCAAGCACCTGGTGCCCCATGGTTTCCGCGGCGAGCACTTTACCTCCGTTGATAAAGCCCTGGCTGCACTGGAAAGCATGGGCGTCACCGGTATCATCCAGACTAACCTGTACGAATCGGCCACCCATAACCAGAATATTTTGAGCGTCGCCCAGGAGCGCCACATCCAGTACAGTTTCATCCCTGGCGAAGCCGAGTTTTACTCCGGCAAGAACACCATCGATATCTTTTTGGGCTATCCCATCATCAACGTCCACCAGACGCCGCTGATCGGCTGGGGTGAGCTGGTAAAGCGCTGGTTTGATGTGCTGGCTACCAGCCTGGCGCTCATCGTGCTGTCACCACTGTTCTTGTTGCTTATTTTACTACAATTGATACTCAATCCTGGACCGGTCTTTTACCTGAGCAAACGGCTCACCCGCTATTCAGAGCCTTTCCGCCTCATCAAATTCCGCAGCATGAGCAGCAAGTACGGCAAGAAGGACGCCGCCGAAGAATTCCGCGAGATGGGCAGGGAAGACCTGGCCCGCGAATACGAGATCAACCGCAAAGTGGTCAATGATCCACGCATCACCATGTTCGGCCGGTTCATCCGGGCTACCTCGTTGGATGAATTGCCACAGCTGTTCAACGTCCTGAAGGGCGACCTGAGCTTGGTGGGTCCGCGCCCCATCCTGCCGCAGGAACTGCCCCTCTACCGTGGCCGCGGCGCCCTGTTGCACAGCGTCAAATCAGGCATTACCGGCCTCTGGCAGGTTTCAGGCCGTAACCAATTGCGCTTTGAGCAGCGCGTCGAACTTGAGCTATACTATGCACAGAACTGGAGTTTTTGGCTGGACATGAAAATCCTGCTCAAGACTCTCCCGGTCGTCATATTTAAACGGGGGGCACGATGA